The Pseudomonas iranensis genome includes a window with the following:
- a CDS encoding multidrug/biocide efflux PACE transporter has product MTAHKSITERVFQAVGFEFLAILICTPLLAWIMQKPLLDMGAVTVLIALLALAWNVVFNRFFDRALARMNLPHNAWVRVVHALLFEGGLIVMGVPLIAWWLSVSLWQALLLDIGVLLFFLPYTYVYHWGYDVLRERFMARRPCES; this is encoded by the coding sequence ATGACTGCCCACAAGTCCATTACCGAACGTGTTTTCCAGGCGGTTGGTTTCGAGTTTCTCGCGATCCTGATCTGCACGCCGCTGCTCGCCTGGATCATGCAAAAGCCGCTGCTCGACATGGGTGCGGTGACCGTGTTGATCGCGCTGTTGGCGCTGGCGTGGAATGTGGTGTTCAACCGATTTTTCGACCGTGCTCTGGCGCGGATGAATCTGCCGCACAACGCCTGGGTGCGGGTGGTGCATGCGTTACTGTTCGAAGGTGGACTGATCGTGATGGGCGTGCCGCTGATTGCCTGGTGGCTGTCGGTCAGCCTGTGGCAGGCGTTGTTGCTCGACATTGGCGTGTTGCTGTTTTTCCTGCCGTACACCTACGTCTACCACTGGGGTTATGACGTCCTGCGCGAGCGCTTCATGGCCCGCCGCCCATGTGAAAGCTGA
- a CDS encoding pyridoxamine 5'-phosphate oxidase family protein — protein MIDSIEALEAIYGLPHERAVRKQIGFLNEDYQAMVRLSPLVIVSSLGTDGLDNSPRGDAPGFVRIIDQNTLALPDRPGNNRIDTLRNVLHDPRVSLLFIIPGIGETLRVNGTALISDEPALLESFAVNGKPAKTVLLVTVDAAFFHCSKAFVRSDAWNPETHLPRSALPSAGAFHKRLNDGQFDADTYDREAPKRVRESLY, from the coding sequence ATGATTGACTCAATCGAAGCACTGGAAGCTATTTACGGATTGCCCCACGAACGTGCGGTGCGCAAGCAGATCGGCTTTCTCAACGAGGATTATCAGGCGATGGTGCGCCTGTCGCCGCTAGTGATCGTCAGCTCGTTGGGGACCGATGGCCTCGATAACTCGCCGCGCGGTGATGCGCCGGGGTTTGTTCGGATCATTGATCAAAACACGTTGGCCCTGCCGGATCGCCCGGGCAACAACCGCATCGATACCTTGCGCAATGTGCTGCACGATCCGCGGGTGTCGCTGCTGTTCATCATTCCCGGGATCGGCGAAACATTGCGGGTCAATGGCACGGCCCTGATCAGCGATGAACCGGCGTTGCTGGAGAGTTTCGCGGTGAATGGCAAACCGGCGAAAACTGTGTTGCTGGTGACGGTGGACGCGGCGTTTTTTCACTGCTCGAAAGCCTTTGTCCGCTCGGATGCGTGGAATCCCGAAACGCACCTGCCGCGCTCGGCCTTGCCATCTGCCGGCGCATTTCACAAGCGCCTGAATGACGGCCAGTTCGACGCCGACACCTACGATCGGGAAGCGCCGAAACGGGTGCGCGAAAGCCTTTACTAA
- a CDS encoding RNA polymerase sigma factor, with translation MSDVRARVEQVYREDSRRILATLIRLLGDFDLAEEALHEAFFVAVERWQRDGVPDNPRTWLVSTGRFKAIDVLRRRARFKASQPLLLAQLDELEQADWSGEDVEDDRLRLIFTCCHPALAADAQVPLTLREVCDLTTEEIARAFLSAPAAIAQRIVRAKAKIRDAKIPYQVPTLNELPERLDSVLRVIYLVFNEGYSASVGAELTREDLTREAIRLGRLLMELLPEPEVMGLLALMLLHESRRPARTSPSGELVLLDDQDRSLWDAGLMAEGCALVERALSTRRFGPYCLQAAIAAVHAEAPSAAETDWQQIVGLYDVLLRAVPSPVVELNRAVAVAKRDGALAGLLLVEGILARGELQDYHLAHSARAEFCRQLGRVEQARAAYQRALELTRQEPERRFIRARIMALEML, from the coding sequence ATGTCTGACGTCCGGGCGCGGGTCGAGCAGGTCTACCGCGAGGATTCGCGGCGGATTCTGGCGACGCTGATCCGCCTGCTCGGTGATTTCGACCTCGCCGAAGAAGCCTTGCACGAGGCGTTCTTCGTCGCGGTCGAGCGCTGGCAACGCGACGGCGTGCCGGACAACCCGCGGACCTGGCTGGTCTCCACCGGGCGTTTCAAAGCCATCGATGTGCTGCGCCGGCGCGCGCGGTTCAAGGCGTCGCAACCGTTGCTGCTGGCACAACTCGATGAGCTGGAACAGGCTGACTGGAGTGGCGAAGACGTGGAAGACGATCGCTTGCGGCTGATCTTCACCTGCTGCCACCCGGCGCTGGCGGCAGATGCGCAAGTGCCGCTGACCTTGCGCGAAGTCTGCGACCTCACCACCGAGGAAATCGCCCGCGCTTTTCTCTCGGCGCCGGCGGCGATTGCCCAGCGCATCGTCCGCGCCAAGGCCAAGATCCGCGACGCGAAAATCCCCTATCAAGTACCCACGCTGAACGAATTGCCCGAGCGACTGGACAGCGTGTTGCGGGTGATTTATCTGGTGTTCAACGAAGGCTATTCGGCCTCGGTCGGCGCTGAGCTGACCCGCGAGGATCTGACGCGCGAAGCGATTCGCCTCGGGCGCTTGTTGATGGAGTTGCTGCCGGAGCCGGAAGTCATGGGCCTGCTGGCGCTGATGCTGCTGCATGAATCACGTCGGCCGGCACGTACCTCGCCGAGTGGTGAACTGGTGTTGCTCGACGATCAGGATCGCTCGTTGTGGGACGCCGGGTTGATGGCCGAAGGCTGCGCGCTGGTCGAGCGCGCCCTGAGTACACGACGCTTCGGGCCATATTGCCTGCAAGCGGCGATTGCAGCGGTGCATGCGGAAGCGCCGTCGGCGGCAGAAACCGACTGGCAGCAGATTGTCGGTCTGTATGACGTGCTGCTGCGCGCGGTGCCGTCGCCGGTGGTCGAGCTGAATCGGGCGGTGGCGGTGGCCAAACGGGATGGAGCGTTGGCCGGGTTGTTGTTGGTAGAAGGGATTTTGGCGCGTGGGGAGTTGCAGGATTACCACTTGGCGCATTCGGCGCGGGCGGAGTTTTGCCGGCAGTTGGGCCGGGTGGAGCAGGCGCGGGCAGCGTATCAGCGGGCGCTGGAGCTGACGCGGCAGGAGCCGGAGCGGCGGTTTATTCGAGCACGTATCATGGCGCTCGAAATGCTCTGA
- a CDS encoding YciI family protein, producing MKYLCLVYSDERLLHTSPDSPEDAECWAYAESIQGSGRMIAAEALESVETATTVRMRNGKVSITDGPFAETKEQLAGFYLIDAKDLNEAIQVAGNIPAARVGSVEVRPVRQLNV from the coding sequence ATGAAATACCTATGCTTGGTCTACAGCGATGAACGCCTGCTGCACACCTCGCCGGACAGCCCGGAAGACGCCGAATGCTGGGCCTACGCCGAGTCGATTCAGGGCAGCGGGCGGATGATCGCCGCCGAAGCGCTGGAATCGGTAGAAACCGCCACCACGGTACGCATGCGCAACGGCAAGGTGTCGATCACCGACGGGCCTTTCGCTGAAACCAAGGAGCAACTGGCCGGTTTTTACCTGATCGATGCCAAGGATCTCAACGAAGCGATTCAGGTGGCCGGCAACATTCCGGCAGCGCGGGTTGGCAGCGTTGAGGTACGTCCGGTGCGGCAGTTGAATGTCTGA
- a CDS encoding GntP family permease: MFGMSHETFLLLDAVVTVIGLIILITKFKIHPFIALTIAAAFLGLTSGMPINTIIKAFQDGFGGVLGFVGIILALGTMLGKMMAESGGADQIAQTLIRAFGKDKVQWAMMFAAFLVGIPLFFEIGFVLLIPLVFIVARRTGVSIIKIGIPLLAGLSAVHGLVPPHPGPLLAIGVFGADIGKTILYGLIVALPTAIIAGPIFGTFIAKHIPGHPNQELVDQLARENDSANLPSFSITLVTVLLPVFLMLLKTFADVALPDGNFFRIWMDMIGHPISALLLALLLSLYTFGYKQGIGSNQMLKWLDASLAPTAAIILIIGAGGGFKQMLVTSGVGDVIGHMAVSAQISPILLAWLVAAVIRIATGSATVATITGAGIVVPVVGMIPGVNRELLVLATGAGSLILSHVNDAGFWLVKQYFNMTVAETFKTWTAMETILSVVGLGFILLLSLFV, from the coding sequence ATGTTTGGCATGTCCCACGAGACGTTCCTGCTGCTCGATGCGGTGGTCACGGTAATCGGCCTGATTATCCTGATCACCAAATTCAAGATTCACCCGTTCATTGCCCTGACCATCGCCGCCGCCTTCCTTGGCCTGACCTCGGGCATGCCGATCAACACCATCATCAAGGCGTTCCAGGACGGCTTCGGTGGCGTGCTCGGTTTTGTCGGCATCATCCTTGCCCTGGGCACCATGCTCGGCAAAATGATGGCCGAATCCGGCGGCGCCGATCAGATCGCCCAGACCCTGATCCGCGCCTTCGGCAAGGACAAAGTCCAGTGGGCGATGATGTTCGCCGCGTTCCTGGTGGGCATTCCGCTGTTCTTCGAAATCGGCTTCGTGCTGCTGATTCCGCTGGTGTTCATCGTTGCCCGTCGCACTGGCGTATCGATCATCAAAATCGGTATCCCGCTGCTCGCCGGCCTCTCTGCCGTGCACGGTCTGGTACCGCCGCACCCGGGCCCGCTGCTGGCCATCGGCGTGTTCGGCGCTGACATCGGCAAGACCATTCTCTACGGTCTGATCGTCGCACTGCCGACGGCAATCATTGCCGGTCCGATCTTTGGTACCTTCATCGCCAAGCACATCCCGGGTCACCCGAATCAGGAACTGGTCGATCAACTGGCCCGTGAAAACGATTCGGCCAACCTGCCAAGCTTCAGCATTACTCTGGTCACCGTGCTGCTGCCGGTGTTCCTGATGCTGCTGAAAACCTTCGCTGACGTGGCACTGCCGGACGGCAACTTCTTCCGCATCTGGATGGACATGATCGGCCACCCGATCTCCGCACTGCTGCTGGCGTTGCTGTTGTCGCTGTACACCTTCGGCTACAAGCAGGGCATCGGTTCCAACCAGATGCTCAAGTGGCTCGACGCGAGTCTGGCGCCTACCGCTGCGATCATTCTGATCATCGGTGCCGGCGGTGGCTTCAAGCAGATGCTGGTGACCAGCGGCGTGGGTGACGTGATCGGCCACATGGCGGTCAGCGCGCAGATCTCGCCGATCCTGCTGGCCTGGCTGGTGGCGGCGGTAATCCGTATCGCGACCGGTTCGGCCACTGTGGCGACCATCACTGGCGCGGGCATTGTGGTGCCGGTTGTCGGCATGATTCCGGGCGTCAACCGTGAGCTGCTGGTGCTGGCCACCGGCGCCGGTTCGCTAATCCTGTCCCACGTCAACGACGCCGGTTTCTGGCTGGTCAAGCAGTACTTCAACATGACCGTGGCCGAAACCTTCAAGACCTGGACCGCGATGGAAACCATCCTCTCGGTGGTCGGCCTGGGCTTTATCCTGCTGCTGTCGCTGTTCGTATAA
- the alaC gene encoding alanine transaminase has product MAEQGSPRRFARIDRLPPYVFNITAELKMAARRRGEDIIDLSMGNPDGATPPHIVEKLVQVAQREDTHGYSTSKGIPRLRRAISNWYKQRYEVDIDPESEAIVTIGSKEGLAHLMLATLDQGDTVLVPNPSYPIHIYGAVIAGAQVRSVPLVPGVDFFDELERAIRGSIPKPKMMILGFPSNPTAQCVELDFFERVIALAKQYDVLVIHDLAYADIVYDGWKAPSIMQVPGAKDIAVEFFTLSKSYNMAGWRIGFMVGNPELVSALARIKSYHDYGTFTPLQVAAIAALEGDQQCVRDIAEQYRQRRNVLVKGLHELGWMVENPKASMYVWAKIPQAYAHLGSLEFAKKLLAEAKVCVSPGVGFGEYGDDHVRFALIENQDRIRQAVRGIRGMFRADGLVTK; this is encoded by the coding sequence ATGGCCGAACAAGGTTCGCCGCGCCGCTTTGCGCGCATAGATCGACTCCCCCCTTACGTGTTCAACATCACCGCCGAGCTGAAAATGGCCGCTCGCCGCCGTGGTGAAGACATCATCGACCTGAGCATGGGCAATCCCGACGGCGCCACGCCGCCGCACATTGTCGAAAAACTGGTGCAGGTCGCCCAACGTGAGGACACCCACGGTTACTCGACGTCCAAAGGCATTCCGCGCCTGCGCCGGGCAATTTCCAACTGGTACAAGCAGCGCTACGAAGTCGATATCGACCCGGAAAGCGAAGCCATTGTCACCATCGGTTCCAAGGAAGGCCTGGCGCATTTGATGCTGGCGACCCTTGACCAGGGCGACACCGTACTGGTGCCGAACCCGAGCTATCCGATTCACATCTACGGCGCAGTGATTGCCGGCGCTCAGGTGCGTTCGGTGCCGCTGGTGCCGGGGGTGGATTTCTTCGATGAGCTGGAGCGCGCCATTCGCGGCTCGATCCCCAAGCCGAAAATGATGATCCTCGGCTTCCCGTCGAACCCGACCGCGCAGTGCGTGGAGCTGGATTTCTTCGAGCGGGTGATCGCCTTGGCCAAGCAATACGACGTGTTGGTCATCCACGACCTGGCTTACGCCGACATCGTCTACGACGGCTGGAAAGCCCCGTCGATCATGCAAGTGCCGGGGGCCAAGGACATTGCGGTGGAGTTTTTCACCCTGTCCAAGAGCTACAACATGGCCGGCTGGCGCATCGGTTTCATGGTCGGCAACCCGGAATTGGTCAGCGCCCTGGCGCGGATCAAGAGCTACCACGACTACGGCACTTTCACCCCGCTGCAAGTGGCGGCGATTGCCGCGCTGGAAGGCGATCAGCAATGCGTGCGCGACATCGCCGAGCAGTATCGTCAGCGTCGCAACGTGCTGGTCAAGGGCCTGCATGAGCTGGGCTGGATGGTCGAGAATCCGAAAGCGTCGATGTACGTCTGGGCGAAGATTCCCCAGGCGTATGCGCATCTGGGTTCGCTGGAGTTCGCCAAGAAATTGCTGGCCGAGGCCAAGGTTTGCGTCTCGCCCGGGGTTGGCTTTGGTGAGTACGGTGATGACCACGTGCGCTTCGCGCTGATCGAAAACCAGGACCGTATTCGTCAGGCTGTACGCGGCATTCGCGGGATGTTCCGCGCGGATGGCTTGGTTACCAAATAA
- a CDS encoding YybH family protein — protein sequence MSAQSEIQSLINTYREAVMAKDVEKVMALYADDIVSFDAIKALQFKGKAAYRAHWVECMEMCPGPHIFEFHEIAIERADNIAFAHWVANCGGTNDKGETQSCWMRVTACYRQVGGAWKIAHEHWSAPFDPMSGATLFDVTP from the coding sequence ATGAGCGCACAAAGCGAAATCCAGAGCCTGATCAACACCTATCGCGAAGCAGTAATGGCCAAGGACGTCGAAAAAGTCATGGCCCTGTACGCCGACGACATCGTCTCGTTCGATGCGATCAAGGCCCTGCAATTCAAAGGCAAAGCGGCGTACCGCGCGCACTGGGTCGAGTGCATGGAAATGTGCCCCGGCCCGCACATCTTCGAGTTCCACGAAATCGCCATCGAACGCGCCGACAACATCGCTTTCGCCCACTGGGTGGCCAATTGCGGCGGCACCAACGACAAGGGCGAAACCCAGAGTTGCTGGATGCGTGTGACCGCCTGTTATCGGCAGGTCGGCGGGGCTTGGAAGATTGCCCACGAGCACTGGTCGGCACCGTTCGATCCGATGAGCGGCGCGACGCTGTTCGATGTAACCCCCTGA
- a CDS encoding SDR family NAD(P)-dependent oxidoreductase codes for MNRKIALITGASRGLGRSAALHLAAQGIDIIGTYNSRADEAQALVTELQALGANAAMLQLDVGRSENFAAFAAQVEQVLGQTFERQRFDFLINNAGVGVHALFSETTPEQFDLLMNVQLKGPFFLTQQLLPLINDGGRIVNISSGLTRFSLPGYGAYAAMKGAMEVLTRYQAKELGARQIGVNVLAPGAIETDFGGGTVRDNSAVNAMVASNTALGRVGLPDDIGGALALLLSEGGQWINGQRVEASGGMFL; via the coding sequence ATGAATCGCAAAATCGCCCTGATCACTGGCGCCAGTCGTGGCCTCGGCCGCAGCGCCGCCCTGCACCTCGCCGCGCAAGGCATCGACATCATCGGCACCTACAACAGCCGCGCCGACGAGGCCCAGGCGCTGGTCACTGAATTGCAGGCACTCGGCGCAAACGCGGCGATGCTGCAACTGGACGTCGGCCGCAGCGAAAACTTCGCCGCGTTTGCCGCGCAGGTTGAACAGGTATTGGGGCAAACCTTTGAGCGTCAGCGCTTTGATTTCCTGATCAACAACGCCGGGGTCGGCGTGCATGCGCTGTTCAGCGAAACCACCCCCGAGCAATTCGATCTGCTGATGAACGTGCAGTTGAAAGGGCCGTTCTTCCTGACTCAGCAACTGCTGCCGCTGATCAATGACGGTGGGCGCATCGTCAATATCTCCAGCGGCCTGACCCGCTTCAGCCTGCCCGGTTATGGCGCTTATGCGGCAATGAAAGGTGCGATGGAAGTGCTGACGCGTTATCAGGCGAAAGAGCTTGGCGCGCGGCAGATTGGCGTGAACGTTCTGGCGCCCGGTGCGATTGAAACCGATTTTGGCGGTGGCACGGTGCGCGACAACAGCGCGGTCAACGCGATGGTTGCCAGCAACACCGCGCTGGGTCGGGTCGGGCTTCCGGACGATATTGGCGGTGCACTGGCGCTGCTGCTGTCGGAGGGTGGACAGTGGATCAATGGTCAGCGGGTCGAGGCGTCCGGCGGCATGTTTCTCTGA
- a CDS encoding GNAT family N-acetyltransferase: protein MNTVIRNVSAADLDRCYAIETVAYEGDEAATREKIATRIATWPDGFIVAEVDGVVAGFINSGAAFDVQMSDEAFKELIGHDPKGPNVVIMSVVVHPDYQGQGLAKRLLAEFIERMRAMDKATIHLMCKEQHIALYAGFGFAYIKPSESDHGGMAWHEMILTL, encoded by the coding sequence ATGAACACCGTGATCCGCAACGTCAGCGCCGCCGACCTCGACCGCTGCTACGCCATCGAAACCGTCGCCTACGAAGGCGACGAAGCCGCCACCCGTGAAAAGATCGCCACGCGCATCGCCACCTGGCCGGACGGCTTCATCGTCGCCGAGGTGGACGGCGTGGTCGCCGGTTTCATCAATTCCGGCGCGGCGTTCGATGTGCAAATGTCCGACGAAGCGTTCAAGGAACTGATCGGCCACGACCCGAAAGGGCCGAATGTGGTGATCATGTCGGTGGTCGTGCACCCGGATTACCAAGGGCAGGGCCTGGCCAAGCGCCTGCTCGCCGAATTCATCGAGCGCATGCGCGCCATGGACAAAGCGACGATTCACCTGATGTGCAAAGAGCAGCACATTGCGCTGTATGCCGGCTTCGGCTTTGCCTACATCAAACCGTCCGAGTCCGACCACGGCGGCATGGCGTGGCACGAGATGATCCTTACTCTCTAA
- a CDS encoding GyrI-like domain-containing protein yields the protein MDEQQRVEITEPRFEHGQFLLIAGFGGRFTQQTTEDIPALWEKLIPHLGKIPAQVNEITYGVCCNADGEGGFEYIAGVQIDKLDDLPEKYRWVEIQPQKYAVFEHKGSLAQLPDTFQYIWNTWLPQSGHEAADAPEFERYSEDYNPKLNTGTLEIWLPIRA from the coding sequence ATGGATGAACAACAACGCGTCGAGATAACCGAGCCTCGCTTCGAACACGGGCAGTTCTTGCTGATTGCAGGTTTCGGTGGGCGATTCACTCAGCAAACCACCGAAGACATTCCCGCGTTGTGGGAAAAACTGATCCCGCACTTGGGAAAAATCCCCGCGCAAGTCAACGAAATAACCTACGGCGTTTGCTGCAATGCGGATGGCGAGGGCGGTTTCGAATACATCGCCGGGGTGCAGATCGACAAGCTCGACGACCTGCCGGAAAAGTACCGCTGGGTTGAAATCCAGCCGCAGAAATATGCCGTGTTCGAGCACAAGGGGTCACTGGCGCAACTCCCTGACACCTTCCAGTACATCTGGAACACTTGGCTGCCGCAGTCCGGCCACGAAGCGGCGGACGCCCCGGAATTCGAGCGCTACAGCGAGGATTACAACCCGAAACTCAATACCGGCACCCTGGAAATCTGGCTGCCGATCAGGGCCTGA
- a CDS encoding LysR family transcriptional regulator has product MNKLELLRTFVRVSELSSFTLAGESLGLPRSTVSEQVQALEALLGTRLLQRTTRKVQATQDGLVLYERSKDLLSHMDEIEGLFRQDEASLTGRIRVDMPNILARRLIMPRLPEFMDRHPNLQMEISSTDRRVDLLGEGFDCVLRIGAQPDQSVVARHLGDFPMVNCASPAYLQRYGVPQTIEDLAQHRLVHYVGVLGSRSEGFVYEEGGEVRRVAMAGSVTVNSTDAYEAACLGGFGLTQVPRTGMQPHLENGELVTVLPQHTAPPMAISLLYARQRHLPLRVRVFMDWLGEVVRSTL; this is encoded by the coding sequence ATGAACAAACTGGAACTGCTGCGCACCTTCGTCCGGGTCAGCGAACTGTCGAGTTTCACTCTCGCCGGGGAAAGCCTCGGCCTGCCGCGCTCCACAGTGTCCGAACAGGTGCAGGCACTCGAAGCCTTGCTCGGCACGCGGCTGTTGCAGCGCACCACGCGCAAGGTGCAGGCCACTCAGGATGGACTGGTGCTGTACGAGCGCAGCAAAGATCTGCTCTCGCACATGGACGAGATCGAAGGGCTGTTCCGTCAGGACGAGGCTTCGCTGACCGGGCGCATCCGCGTCGACATGCCGAACATCCTCGCGCGGCGCTTGATCATGCCGCGCCTGCCGGAATTCATGGATCGCCACCCGAATCTGCAGATGGAAATCAGCAGCACTGATCGCCGGGTCGATCTGCTCGGCGAAGGTTTCGACTGCGTATTGCGCATCGGCGCGCAGCCGGATCAGTCGGTGGTCGCCCGGCATCTTGGCGACTTCCCGATGGTCAATTGCGCCAGTCCGGCTTACCTGCAACGTTACGGCGTGCCGCAGACCATCGAGGATCTGGCGCAGCATCGGCTGGTGCATTACGTCGGCGTACTGGGCTCGCGTTCGGAAGGGTTTGTGTATGAGGAGGGTGGCGAAGTGCGACGGGTGGCGATGGCCGGCAGTGTCACGGTCAACAGCACCGACGCCTATGAAGCGGCGTGCCTGGGCGGCTTCGGCCTGACGCAGGTACCGCGCACCGGCATGCAACCGCATCTGGAAAATGGCGAACTGGTGACCGTACTGCCGCAACACACCGCACCGCCGATGGCGATTTCGCTGTTGTATGCGCGGCAACGGCATTTGCCGCTGCGGGTGCGGGTGTTTATGGATTGGCTCGGCGAGGTCGTACGTTCAACGCTCTGA
- a CDS encoding LysE family translocator has protein sequence MEFTSGFLLSLSLCLDIGVANIAMITLAMQRGYFQGFALGLGTCVGDLIYAVLALAGMTVLLQYETVRWVLWIGGSALLIYFAAKMIYSAIHHEALLAETAEVGQNSHRKEFFRGIFLAMSSPSAILWFAAVGGTLIARSGGGGPLSSALFLGGFLCAGLLWSAGLCFAASHGGKLLGDKLLRYSYLASAAIFCYFAVYVIVSGYNEFVGSGAVEQLHSL, from the coding sequence ATGGAATTCACCAGCGGCTTCTTGCTGAGCCTTTCGCTGTGCCTGGATATCGGCGTAGCCAACATCGCGATGATCACCCTGGCCATGCAGCGCGGCTACTTTCAAGGCTTCGCCCTGGGCCTGGGCACCTGTGTCGGCGACCTGATCTACGCGGTGCTGGCACTGGCCGGCATGACCGTCCTGCTGCAATACGAAACCGTGCGCTGGGTCCTGTGGATTGGCGGTTCGGCGCTGCTGATCTACTTCGCGGCGAAGATGATTTATTCGGCAATTCACCACGAAGCGCTGTTGGCGGAAACGGCGGAAGTGGGGCAGAACTCCCATCGCAAGGAATTCTTTCGCGGTATCTTTCTCGCGATGTCGTCGCCGAGTGCGATTCTCTGGTTTGCTGCGGTCGGCGGCACGTTGATCGCCCGGTCCGGTGGCGGTGGTCCGTTGAGTTCGGCGCTGTTTCTCGGTGGTTTTCTCTGCGCCGGGCTGCTGTGGTCGGCCGGTCTGTGCTTCGCTGCGAGCCACGGCGGCAAGCTGCTGGGCGACAAGCTACTGCGCTACTCCTATCTGGCATCGGCGGCGATCTTCTGCTATTTCGCGGTGTACGTGATCGTTTCCGGCTACAACGAGTTTGTCGGCTCGGGCGCCGTCGAGCAGTTGCATTCGCTGTAA
- a CDS encoding LysR family transcriptional regulator: MASQEVLLAFVQAATQGSFSAAARKLGRSQSTISAAVASLEIDLDLQLFDRSSRKPTLTPAGHVMLQKAEAILAATSRLEMSARQLAQGVEPKLTVAISDTYQSYRFEAALVDFEQRYPELELECLIAECEDLIELVQRGRAHLAFAEMQDNYPPDLVTSTVAERTEIALFVSREHALAKLEHVDQQILEQHRELRLATIVNPYDSRGKGRVWSAPSYLMLLEMAEKGFGWAPLPRWLVQRYANDLLIELNVRGWPKPVFVDALWSRLYPPGPAGSWLLSKMLE; encoded by the coding sequence ATGGCTTCGCAGGAAGTGCTGTTGGCGTTTGTGCAGGCAGCGACGCAAGGCTCATTTTCCGCAGCGGCGCGCAAATTGGGGCGCAGTCAGTCGACCATTAGCGCGGCAGTGGCAAGCCTGGAGATCGATCTGGATCTGCAGCTGTTCGACCGCAGCAGCCGCAAACCGACACTCACTCCCGCCGGCCACGTCATGCTGCAGAAAGCCGAGGCGATTCTGGCCGCCACCAGTCGCTTGGAGATGAGCGCGCGGCAATTGGCCCAAGGTGTGGAACCGAAACTGACCGTGGCGATTTCCGACACTTATCAGTCCTATCGTTTCGAGGCGGCGCTGGTGGATTTCGAGCAGCGTTATCCGGAGCTTGAGCTGGAATGCCTGATTGCCGAATGCGAAGACCTGATCGAACTGGTCCAGCGCGGCCGAGCGCATCTGGCCTTCGCGGAAATGCAGGACAACTACCCGCCGGATCTGGTGACCTCCACTGTGGCCGAGCGCACGGAGATTGCCTTGTTCGTCAGCCGCGAGCATGCGTTGGCGAAGCTTGAGCATGTCGATCAGCAGATTCTCGAGCAACATCGCGAATTGCGGCTGGCGACCATCGTCAATCCGTATGACAGCCGTGGCAAAGGCCGGGTGTGGTCGGCGCCGAGTTATCTGATGCTGCTGGAAATGGCGGAAAAAGGCTTTGGCTGGGCACCGTTGCCGAGGTGGCTGGTGCAGCGTTATGCCAATGATTTGCTGATAGAGCTGAATGTGCGCGGCTGGCCGAAACCGGTGTTTGTCGACGCCTTGTGGTCGCGCTTGTATCCGCCGGGGCCGGCAGGGAGCTGGTTGCTCAGCAAGATGCTTGAATAA
- a CDS encoding GNAT family N-acetyltransferase, producing the protein MSAQLVPYDSLSPLQREQVESIEIHPEQIKFSGDIHGALHTLLSKPGPGVKGFALLADDVPVAFLLLKRPPVLPDWADEHSATLHALQVDRRAQGKGYGKACLQALPVVARQAWPEIKGLELSVDADNEAAIALYARHGYVDSGEAYKGRIGYERRMGLFF; encoded by the coding sequence GTGTCAGCCCAACTCGTGCCTTACGACAGCCTCAGCCCTTTGCAGCGTGAGCAAGTCGAGTCGATTGAAATTCACCCCGAGCAGATCAAATTCTCCGGCGACATCCACGGTGCCTTGCACACCCTGCTGTCGAAACCCGGCCCCGGCGTGAAAGGTTTTGCCCTGCTGGCGGACGACGTACCGGTGGCGTTTCTGCTGCTCAAGCGCCCGCCGGTATTGCCCGACTGGGCCGACGAACACAGCGCCACGTTGCATGCGCTGCAGGTCGATCGGCGCGCGCAAGGCAAGGGCTACGGCAAGGCTTGCCTGCAAGCGCTGCCCGTCGTCGCCCGCCAGGCCTGGCCGGAGATCAAGGGGCTGGAATTGTCGGTGGACGCTGATAACGAGGCGGCGATCGCGCTGTACGCCAGGCATGGCTACGTCGACAGCGGTGAAGCGTACAAGGGCCGGATTGGGTACGAGCGGCGGATGGGGCTGTTTTTTTAA